Proteins encoded within one genomic window of Setaria italica strain Yugu1 chromosome IV, Setaria_italica_v2.0, whole genome shotgun sequence:
- the LOC101766226 gene encoding cell division protein FtsZ homolog 2-1, chloroplastic encodes MATQLPCFTQLSPPSSSWGSEVPSCKDTSGRAFVRSTRTLGHCHFRCCASPRSANSFQKKDSFLDLHPEVSLLRGKKNVEVVDPLKGASDGSPLEGLGVPPDRSDYNEAKIKVVGVGGGGSNAVNRMIESSMNGVEFWIVNTDVQAIRMSPVLPHNRLQIGQELTRGLGAGGNPDIGMNAAKESSESIQEALYGADMVFVTAGMGGGTGTGGAPVIAGIAKSMGILTVGIVTTPFSFEGRRRAVQAQEGIAALRNSVDTLIVIPNDKLLSAVSPNTPVTEAFNLADDILRQGIRGISDIITVPGLVNVDFADVRAIMQNAGSSLMGIGTATGKSRARDAALNAIQSPLLDIGIERATGIVWNITGGMDLTLFEVNAAAEIIYDLVDPNANLIFGAVIDPSLSGQVSITLIATGFKRQDEPEGRTSKGGQQIQGENGRRPSSGEGSMVEIPEFLRRRGPSRFPRV; translated from the exons ATGGCTACACAGTTACCATGCTTCACACAGCTCAGTCCACCATCTTCTAGTTGGGGAAGTGAAGTTCCAAGCTGCAAGGATACATCTGGTAGGGCATTTGTCAGAAGTACTCGAACTTTGGGTCACTGTCACTTCAGGTGCTGTGCAAGCCCCCGCAGTGCCAACTCTTTCCAGAAGAAAGACTCGTTCCTTGACCTCCATCCAGAGGTGTCTCTGCTCCGTGGTAAGAAGAATGTTGAGGTCGTGGACCCATTGAAAGGTGCTTCTGATGGAAGCCCGTTAGAGGGGCTGGGAGTGCCACCAGACCGGAGTGATTATAATGAGGCCAAGATCAAGGTTGTTGGAGTTGGAGGTGGAGGTTCAAATGCTGTCAACAGAATGATTGAAAGCTCTATGAATGGTGTTGAGTTTTGGATCGTGAACACTGATGTGCAGGCGATAAGAATGTCTCCTGTGCTTCCCCACAATAGGTTGCAGATTGGGCAGGAGCTGACTCGAGGTCTGGGTGCGGGGGGAAACCCTGATATTGGGATGAATGCAGCGAAGGAGAGCAGTGAATCCATACAGGAAGCACTTTATGGTGCTGACATGGTTTTTGTGACG GCTGGAATGGGTGGAGGGACTGGAACTGGAGGTGCTCCTGTAATTGCTGGAATTGCCAAGTCCATGGGTATACTTACTGTCGGTATTGTCACTACGCCTTTCTCATttgaggggaggcggcgggcagTTCAAGCTCAGGAAGGAATAGCAGCTTTGCGAAATAGTGTGGACACCCTGATTGTCATCCCAAATGACAAGCTGTTATCTGCTGTTTCTCCAAATACTCCTGTAACAGAAGCATTTAATTTGGCTGATGACATTCTTCGACAAGGCATTCGTGGCATATCTGATATCATTACG GTTCCTGGATTGGTTAATGTTGACTTTGCTGATGTGCGTGCCATCATGCAAAATGCAGGGTCATCTTTGATGGGTATAGGGACTGCTACAG GAAAGTCAAGAGCAAGAGATGCTGCTCTTAATGCCATTCAATCGCCACTGCTAGATATTGGAATTGAAAGAGCTACAGGCATCGTATGGAATATCACTGGGGGAATGGACCTTACTTTGTTTGAG GTAAATGCAGCTGCTGAAATAATCTACGACCTTGTTGATCCAAATGCTAATCTGATATTTGGTGCTGTCATAGACCCTTCACTGAGTGGTCAA GTGAGCATAACCTTGATTGCTACTGGATTCAAACGGCAGGATGAACCAGAAGGTCGCACCTCAAAG GGTGGCCAGCAGATCCAAGGCGAGAATGGCCGACGCCCATCCTCTGGCGAAGGCAGCATGGTGGAGATCCCCGAATTCCTCCGACGAAGAGGCCCCTCTCGCTTCCCACGAGTTTGA
- the LOC101766917 gene encoding LRR receptor-like serine/threonine-protein kinase HSL2: MSRSNTSCFSLLLVVLLSLLVSEYSSKRAAAAAADDDRETLLAVRKEWGGPAQLASWDPAADHCSWRGVTCAAGGRGAVTELSFDGLNLTGTVPASVCALKSLARLDLSYNHLTGAFPAAALYACAELGFLDLSNNQFSGLLPRDIDRLSPAMEHLNLSVNRFDGEVPPTVTRLPALKSLLLDTNNFTGAYPAAEISKLAGLEVLTLADNAFARAPVPTEFSKLINLTCLWMEQMNLAGEIPEAFSSLTELTVFSLASNQLTGSIPAWVLQHAKLQNIYLFNNSLSGELASNVTAVNLVEVDVSTNQLTGEIPEAFGNLKNLTFLALHQNKFTGSIPASIGLLPQLRDIRIYDNQFCGELPPELGKHSPLGNLEVGKNNLSGPLREGLCANGMLYDIVAFNNNFSGALPANLGHCVLLDNLKLYNNRFSGDFPVNIWSFPKLTTVMIQNNNFTGTLPTEISFNISRIEMGNNMFTGSVPTSATGLLTFLAENNQLAGELPSDMSKLANLTDLSVPGNRITGSIPTSIKLLQKLNSLNMSGNRMSGTIPPGSIGLLPSLTILDLSGNELTGDIPSDMGQLHFSSLNMSLNQFTGEVPPSLQNPADSRSFLGNQLCARAADWGTNLPTCPGGAHDDLSRSLVILFSLLAGVVLISCVGVAWLLFRRRSDGQDVTDWKMTAFTQLDFAEQEVLREIREENVIGSGGSGKVYRIHLGAGHGRDKEGGGGGRMVAVKKIWNAAKLDAKLDKEFESEVKVLGSIRHSNIVKLLCCISSQSAKLLVYEYMESGSLYRWLHHRDREGAPAPLDWPTRLAIAIDAAKGLSYMHHDCAQPVVHRDVKSSNILLDPKFQAKIADFGLARMLAKAGEAETVSAIGGTFGYMPPEYGYRSRVSEKVDVYSFGVVLLELTTGKVANDSGADRCLAESAWRRYQQGPPFDDVVDRDIPDTACYLQDILAVFTLGVICTGEEPQARPSMKDVLHQLTRCCRMPAEAETCRVE; this comes from the exons ATGTCGCGGTCGAACACCTCCTGCTTCTCTCTGCTCCTCGTCGTCTTGCTCTCGCTCCTCGTGAGCGAGTACAGCTCCaagcgcgctgccgccgccgccgccgacgacgaccgcgAGACGCTGCTCGCTGTCAGGAAGGAATGGGGCGGACCAGCGCAGCTCGCGTCCTGGGACCCCGCCGCGGACCACTGCAGCTGGCGCGGCGTCACGTGCGCTGCCGGCGGAAGAGGGGCGGTCACGGAGCTCTCCTTCGATGGCCTCAACCTCACCGGCACGGTCCCGGCGTCCGTGTGCGCGCTCAAGAGCCTCGCCCGCCTCGACCTCTCCTACAACCACCTTACCGgcgccttccccgccgccgcgctctacgCCTGCGCGGAGCTCGGCTTCCTCGACCTCTCCAACAACCAGTTCTCGGGGCTCCTCCCGCGCGACATCGACCGCCTCTCGCCGGCGATGGAGCACCTCAACCTCTCCGTCAATCGCTTCGACGGCGAAGTGCCGCCCACGGTCACAAGGCTCCCGGCGCTCAAGTCGCTGCTCCTCGACACCAACAACTTCACGGGCGCGTACCCGGCGGCGGAGATAAGCAAGCTCGCCGGGCTCGAGGTCCTCACGCTGGCCGACAACGCGTTCGCGCGGGCGCCCGTGCCCACGGAGTTCTCCAAGCTGATTAACCTCACATGTCTCTGGATGGAACAAATGAACCTCGCCGGGGAGATCCCGGAGGCTTTCTCCAGCCTCACGGAGCTCACGGTGTTCTCCTTAGCGTCGAACCAGCTCACCGGCTCGATCCCGGCGTGGGTGCTGCAGCACGCTAAGCTCCAGAACATCTACCTGTTCAACAACAGCCTTTCCGGCGAGCTGGCCTCGAACGTCACGGCGGTGAACTTGGTTGAGGTTGACGTGTCGACGAATCAGCTCACCGGAGAGATACCGGAAGCCTTCGGTAACCTCAAGAACCTCACATTCCTAGCTCTTCATCAGAACAAGTTCACCGGTTCGATCCCAGCGAGCATCGGACTGCTACCGCAGCTCAGAGACATCCGGATATATGACAACCAGTTCTGCGGCGagctcccgccggagctcggaAAGCACTCGCCGCTCGGCAACCTCGAAGTGGGCAAAAATAACCTCTCCGGCCCGCTGCGGGAGGGGCTCTGCGCCAACGGGATGCTCTACGACATCGTCGCCTTCAACAACAACTTCTCAGGTGCACTCCCGGCGAACCTCGGGCACTGCGTCCTGCTGGACAATCTGAAGCTCTACAACAACCGCTTCTCCGGCGACTTCCCCGTGAACATTTGGTCGTTCCCAAAGTTGACCACTGTGATGATCCAGAACAATAACTTCACTGGCACTCTGCCGACCGAGATATCCTTTAACATCTCACGAATTGAGATGGGAAACAACATGTTCACCGGATCCGTCCCGACGTCGGCAACAGGGCTGCTCACATTCCTGGCGGAGAACAACCAGCTCGCCGGCGAATTGCCATCTGACATGAGCAAGCTCGCCAATCTTACTGATTTGTCAGTGCCCGGCAACCGGATCACTGGCTCCATCCCAACATCGATCAAATTGCTGCAGAAGCTGAATTCACTGAACATGAGCGGCAACCGAATGTCCGGCACGATACCCCCGGGGAGCATTGGGCTGCTCCCGTCGCTGACGATCCTTGATCTGTCCGGCAACGAGCTCACCGGTGATATACCGTCGGACATGGGCCAGCTTCACTTCAGCTCGCTCAACATGTCACTGAACCAGTTCACCGGCGAGGTGCCACCGTCGCTGCAGAACCCGGCTGACAGCCGGAGCTTCCTCGGCAACCAGCTATGCGCCAGGGCGGCGGACTGGGGCACAAACCTCCCGACGTGCCCAGGCGGCGCCCACGATGACCTGTCGAGGTCCCTGGTCATCCTCTTCTCATTGCTCGCCGGCGTTGTCTTAATCAGCTGCGTCGGCGTCGCCTGGCTGCTCTTCCGGCGCCGGAGCGACGGACAAGACGTGACGGACTGGAAGATGACGGCGTTCACCCAGCTTGACTTCGCCGAGCAGGAGGTGCTCCGCGAAATCCGCGAGGAGAACGTGATCGGCAGCGGCGGGTCTGGGAAGGTGTACCGCATCCACCTCGgcgccggccacggccgcgacaaggagggcggcggcggtggcaggatGGTGGCCGTCAAGAAGATTTGGAACGCAGCGAAGCTCGACGCGAAGCTGGACAAGGAGTTCGAGTCGGAGGTGAAGGTGCTCGGCAGCATCCGGCACAGCAACATCGTCAAGCTGCTCTGCTGCATCTCCAGCCAGAGCGCCAAGCTGCTGGTCTACGAGTACATGGAGAGCGGCAGCCTCTACCGGTGGCTGCACCACCGGGACCGGGAGGGAGCTCCGGCGCCGCTGGACTGGCCGACGAGGCTGGCCATCGCCATCGACGCCGCCAAGGGGCTCAGCTACATGCACCACGACTGCGCCCAGCCGGTCGTGCACCGCGACGTTAAGTCCAGCAACATCCTGCTCGACCCCAAGTTCCAGGCCAAGATCGCCGACTTCGGGCTCGCCCGGATGCTTGCCAAGGCCGGCGAGGCCGAGACCGTGTCGGCCATCGGCGGGACATTCGGCTACATGCCTCCAG AGTATGGCTACAGGTCAAGGGTGAGCGAGAAGGTGGACgtctacagcttcggcgtcgtcCTGCTGGAGCTGACGACCGGCAAGGTCGCCAACGACAGCGGCGCCGACCGGTGCCTGGCTGAGTCGGCATGGCGACGGTACCAGCAAGGACCTCCgttcgacgacgtcgtcgatcgCGACATCCCGGACACGGCCTGCTACCTGCAGGACATCTTGGCTGTGTTCACCCTCGGGGTGATTTGCACCGGTGAGGAACCCCAAGCGCGACCGTCCATGAAGGATGTCCTACACCAACTCACACGGTGCTGCCGGATGCCCGcagaggcggagacctgccgggTGGAGTAG